In a single window of the Pseudomonas entomophila genome:
- the mltA gene encoding murein transglycosylase A codes for MTSVMRHLIWAFPALTLLVGCNGGENAKPEPHAIATYANATWQDLPTVSDNDLLAGFQAWRNGCEKLTRDPVWAETCTAATGVAADPAQVRAFLQQNLQVHGLRSAENNANGLITGYYEPVYPGSLTRTEAAQVPVYGVPEDMIVVDLASVYPELKGKRLRGRLEGRVLKPYDTAEVINREGAKAPVLAWLTDPMDLQFLQIQGSGRVQLESGRQLRLGYADQNGHPYRPIGRWLIEQGQLSKEDVSMGAIHAWAQANPQRVPELLASNPSYVFFGTRPDSNEGPRGSLNVPLTAGYSVAIDRKVIPLGSLLWLSTTRPDGSPVVRPVGAQDTGGAITGEVRADLFWGTGPAAGELAGNMKQQGQIWMLWPKGKPLPDVPKAP; via the coding sequence ATGACATCTGTAATGCGCCATCTGATCTGGGCATTTCCGGCCCTGACCCTCCTGGTCGGCTGCAATGGCGGCGAGAACGCCAAGCCCGAACCCCATGCCATCGCCACCTACGCCAACGCCACCTGGCAAGACCTACCCACCGTCAGCGACAACGATCTGCTGGCCGGTTTCCAGGCCTGGCGCAATGGCTGCGAGAAACTCACCCGCGACCCGGTCTGGGCCGAAACCTGCACGGCTGCCACCGGCGTCGCGGCAGACCCTGCCCAGGTACGTGCCTTCCTGCAGCAGAACCTGCAGGTCCACGGCTTGCGCTCGGCCGAGAACAATGCCAACGGCCTGATCACTGGCTACTACGAACCGGTCTACCCCGGCAGCCTGACGCGCACCGAAGCCGCTCAGGTACCGGTGTATGGCGTCCCCGAGGACATGATCGTGGTCGACCTGGCCAGCGTGTACCCCGAACTCAAGGGCAAGCGCCTGCGCGGGCGCCTTGAAGGCCGAGTGCTCAAGCCCTACGACACCGCCGAGGTGATCAACCGCGAGGGCGCCAAAGCCCCCGTGCTGGCCTGGCTGACCGACCCGATGGACCTGCAGTTCCTGCAGATCCAGGGCTCGGGGCGCGTCCAGCTGGAAAGTGGCCGGCAATTGCGTCTGGGCTACGCCGACCAGAACGGCCACCCCTATCGGCCGATCGGCCGCTGGCTGATCGAGCAGGGCCAGCTGAGCAAAGAGGACGTGAGCATGGGCGCCATCCACGCCTGGGCCCAGGCCAACCCGCAGCGAGTGCCTGAGCTGCTGGCCAGCAACCCCAGCTATGTGTTCTTCGGCACCCGCCCGGACAGCAACGAAGGCCCGCGCGGGTCGCTCAACGTGCCGTTGACCGCGGGTTACAGCGTGGCCATTGATCGCAAGGTGATTCCACTGGGCAGCCTGCTATGGCTCTCCACCACACGCCCCGACGGCTCGCCGGTGGTGCGCCCGGTAGGCGCGCAGGATACCGGTGGCGCCATTACCGGCGAGGTACGTGCGGACCTGTTCTGGGGCACAGGGCCTGCGGCCGGTGAGCTAGCTGGCAACATGAAACAGCAGGGGCAGATCTGGATGCTGTGGCCCAAGGGCAAGCCACTGCCGGACGTACCCAAAGCCCCCTGA
- a CDS encoding MAPEG family protein — protein sequence MTVALWCILIALVLPPLCALIAKVSSGRFGLKDNHDPRAFLDQLAGLPRRAHAAQQNGYEAFPAFAAAVLVADIVGNAEQVTQDVLAVLYITSRLLYIICYLADWAALRSLVWFAGLALIVSFFVVSI from the coding sequence ATGACCGTAGCCCTGTGGTGCATCCTGATCGCGCTGGTCCTGCCGCCGCTCTGTGCATTGATTGCCAAGGTGAGCAGCGGCCGCTTCGGGCTGAAGGACAATCATGATCCGCGCGCATTCCTCGACCAACTGGCAGGCCTGCCGCGGCGTGCCCATGCCGCGCAGCAGAACGGCTACGAGGCGTTTCCGGCGTTTGCCGCGGCGGTACTGGTGGCCGATATCGTTGGTAACGCCGAACAGGTGACCCAGGATGTGCTGGCGGTGTTGTACATCACCAGCCGGTTGCTCTACATCATCTGCTACCTGGCGGACTGGGCGGCGTTGCGCTCGCTGGTGTGGTTTGCCGGGCTGGCGTTGATCGTGTCGTTCTTTGTGGTGTCGATCTAG
- a CDS encoding DMT family transporter — MLATSLVLVAALLHATWNTLIKFSAERLLVIASMDLVALVFAVLAVAFVDFPPASIWPWLLASALAEQLYRYLLIKAYKVGDLGLVYPLMRGLSPLVVLGLTLTFAGESLSQQQIIGILLIPCGMACLLWQGGGGDRLPWSMLPVVALIGLCIGCYTWFDGQAVRLWGKPLDYLVWLTLLSAWPFPLLAGVARRPQFALFWRTQWRLGLAVGLCVLLSYALVLWAMHLGSVAEAAALRELSVILVVLLGMRYLKEPFGGPRLLACGLVLAGMLVMKL; from the coding sequence GTGTTGGCAACCTCTCTGGTACTGGTCGCGGCCCTGCTGCACGCCACCTGGAACACCCTGATCAAATTCAGCGCCGAACGCCTACTGGTGATCGCCAGCATGGATCTGGTCGCGCTGGTCTTCGCGGTCCTGGCCGTGGCCTTCGTCGACTTTCCACCGGCCAGCATCTGGCCCTGGCTGCTGGCTTCGGCGCTCGCCGAACAGCTGTATCGCTACCTGTTGATAAAAGCCTACAAAGTGGGCGACCTGGGTCTGGTCTATCCGCTGATGCGCGGCCTGTCGCCATTGGTGGTGCTGGGGCTGACCCTGACCTTTGCCGGTGAGTCGCTGAGCCAGCAACAGATCATCGGCATCCTGCTGATCCCGTGTGGCATGGCATGTTTGCTGTGGCAAGGCGGTGGCGGTGATCGCCTGCCCTGGTCGATGCTGCCGGTGGTGGCGCTGATCGGCCTGTGCATCGGCTGCTACACGTGGTTCGATGGTCAGGCCGTGCGTTTGTGGGGCAAGCCATTGGACTACCTGGTATGGCTGACCCTGCTCAGTGCCTGGCCGTTTCCGCTGCTGGCCGGCGTCGCCCGCCGCCCCCAGTTCGCGCTGTTCTGGCGCACCCAGTGGCGGCTGGGGCTGGCCGTGGGACTGTGCGTGCTGCTGAGCTACGCTCTGGTGCTGTGGGCCATGCACCTGGGCTCGGTGGCCGAGGCGGCGGCGCTGCGCGAGTTGAGCGTGATCCTCGTGGTGCTGCTGGGCATGCGCTACCTCAAAGAACCTTTTGGCGGGCCGAGACTCCTAGCTTGCGGGCTGGTGCTGGCAGGCATGCTAGTGATGAAGCTCTGA
- a CDS encoding cation:proton antiporter: MLELVAAFICLTTLLTYVNYRFIGLPPAIGVMVTALLFSLLLQGLSLIGFPGLEERVEGLMNQIDFNDLLMHWMLSFLLFAGALHVNLADLRSYRWPIGLLATLGVLIATVVIGYLAHWVFALFGWNVPLIYCLLFGALISPTDPIAVLGALRTANASKPLKTTIVGESLFNDGTAVVVFTVLLGIIQLGETPSVADTATLFAREAIGGIVFGGLVGYATYRMIKSVEQYQVEVMLTLALVIGGSAMCYELHVSAPIAMVVAGLIIGNLGRNLAMNDMTRRYMDGFWELIDDMLNALLFALIGLELLLLPFNWLHLAAGGVLAVAVLASRLLTVAPAIVLLRRWRSVPQGTIRVLTWGGLRGGVSVALALSLPQGDERDLLLSITYIVVLSSILVQGLSIGKVVRKVSQPAE; encoded by the coding sequence ATGCTTGAATTAGTTGCCGCGTTTATCTGCCTCACCACCCTCCTCACTTATGTGAACTACCGCTTCATCGGCCTGCCGCCGGCCATCGGCGTGATGGTCACCGCACTGCTGTTTTCCCTGCTACTCCAGGGCCTGAGCCTGATCGGTTTCCCCGGCCTGGAGGAGCGCGTCGAAGGCTTGATGAACCAGATCGACTTCAATGACCTGTTGATGCATTGGATGCTGTCGTTCCTGCTGTTTGCCGGCGCCCTGCACGTCAACCTCGCCGACTTGCGCAGCTACCGCTGGCCGATCGGCCTGCTGGCCACGCTGGGCGTGCTGATCGCCACCGTGGTGATCGGCTACCTGGCGCACTGGGTGTTCGCCCTGTTCGGCTGGAACGTGCCACTGATCTACTGCCTGCTGTTCGGCGCGCTGATCTCGCCGACCGACCCGATCGCCGTGCTGGGCGCCCTGCGTACCGCCAACGCCTCGAAACCGCTGAAGACCACCATCGTCGGCGAGTCACTGTTCAACGACGGCACCGCGGTGGTGGTGTTCACCGTGCTGCTGGGCATCATCCAGCTGGGTGAAACCCCGAGCGTCGCCGACACCGCCACCCTGTTCGCCCGCGAGGCCATCGGTGGCATCGTCTTCGGCGGCCTGGTCGGCTATGCCACCTACCGCATGATCAAGAGCGTCGAGCAGTACCAGGTGGAGGTCATGTTGACCCTGGCGCTGGTCATCGGTGGTTCGGCGATGTGCTACGAGCTGCATGTCTCGGCACCGATCGCCATGGTGGTGGCCGGCCTGATCATCGGCAACCTGGGGCGCAACCTGGCGATGAACGACATGACCCGCCGCTACATGGACGGTTTCTGGGAGTTGATCGACGACATGCTCAACGCCCTGCTGTTCGCGCTGATCGGCCTGGAACTGTTGCTGTTGCCGTTCAACTGGCTGCACCTGGCGGCCGGTGGCGTGTTGGCGGTGGCGGTGCTGGCGTCGCGCCTGCTGACCGTGGCCCCGGCCATCGTCTTGCTGCGCCGCTGGCGGAGCGTGCCGCAAGGCACCATTCGCGTGCTGACCTGGGGTGGCCTGCGTGGCGGCGTGTCGGTGGCCCTGGCGCTGTCGTTGCCGCAAGGCGATGAGCGTGACCTGCTGCTGTCGATCACCTACATCGTGGTGCTGTCGTCGATCCTGGTGCAGGGGTTGTCGATTGGCAAGGTGGTGCGCAAGGTGAGCCAACCGGCCGAATGA
- a CDS encoding acyl-CoA thioesterase has translation MNFHTRKWVKPEDLNPNGTLFGGSLLRWIDEEAAIYAIVQLGNQRVVTKYISEINFVSASRQGDIIELGITATEFGRTSITLKCEVRNKITRKAILTVDKMVFVNLGEDGQPAPHGRTEIKYIQDQFPDSAVE, from the coding sequence ATGAACTTTCACACCCGCAAATGGGTAAAACCCGAAGACCTCAACCCCAATGGCACGTTGTTCGGCGGCAGCCTGCTGCGCTGGATCGACGAAGAGGCGGCGATCTATGCCATCGTCCAGCTGGGCAACCAGCGCGTGGTGACCAAGTACATTTCCGAGATCAACTTCGTCAGCGCCTCGCGCCAGGGCGACATCATCGAGCTGGGCATTACCGCCACCGAGTTCGGTCGCACCTCCATCACGCTCAAGTGCGAAGTGCGCAACAAGATCACCCGCAAGGCGATCCTGACGGTGGACAAGATGGTCTTCGTCAACCTGGGCGAGGATGGCCAGCCGGCACCGCACGGGCGCACTGAGATCAAGTACATCCAGGACCAGTTCCCGGACAGCGCCGTCGAGTAA
- a CDS encoding inclusion body family protein — translation MSRIIDVSINFDTETILKKFPNASKDPNKPTFIQPEHIYMVTYQDNVISGQAGGELHLKGRVGDVVRWREQSISFGFEQSVILYGFVSDDPNHQLLEDPRALKAKVQTAVPNANNKTVPTCQVNENYYWRGDLLAQGKVTYHFKFMIIDRDCKCCGYFEWDPFITITN, via the coding sequence ATGTCCAGAATCATTGATGTCAGCATCAACTTCGACACCGAAACCATCCTCAAGAAGTTCCCCAACGCGAGCAAGGACCCGAACAAGCCCACGTTCATCCAGCCGGAACACATCTACATGGTCACCTACCAGGACAACGTCATCTCCGGCCAGGCCGGTGGTGAACTGCACCTGAAGGGCCGGGTAGGCGATGTGGTCCGCTGGCGCGAGCAGAGCATCTCGTTCGGCTTCGAGCAGTCGGTGATCCTCTATGGGTTCGTATCGGACGATCCGAACCATCAACTGCTGGAGGATCCGCGCGCGCTCAAGGCCAAGGTGCAGACCGCAGTACCAAACGCCAACAACAAGACCGTGCCAACCTGCCAGGTCAACGAAAACTACTACTGGCGCGGCGACCTGCTCGCGCAAGGCAAGGTTACCTATCACTTCAAGTTCATGATCATCGACCGTGATTGCAAGTGCTGTGGCTACTTCGAATGGGATCCGTTCATCACCATCACCAACTGA
- the ahcY gene encoding adenosylhomocysteinase, with protein sequence MSAVNTPAGFSDFKVADISLADWGRKEVIIAESEMPALMGLRRKYQAEQPLKGAKIIGCIHMTIQTAVLIETLVALGAEVRWSSCNIFSTQDQAAAAIAAAGIPVFAWKGETEQEYEWCIEQTILKDGQPWDANMVLDDGGDLTEILHKKYPAMLDKIHGVTEETTTGVHRLLDMLAKGELKVPAINVNDSVTKSKNDNKYGCRHSLNDAIKRGTDHLLSGKQALVIGYGDVGKGSAQSLRQEGMIVKVTEVDPICAMQACMDGFEVVSPFKDGINTGTEAGINKELLGRIDLIVTTTGNVNVCDANMLKALKKRAVVCNIGHFDNEIDTAFMRKNWAWEEVKPQVHKIHRTGAGTFDPQNDDYLILLAEGRLVNLGNATGHPSRIMDGSFANQVLAQIFLFEQKFAELPAAKKAERLTVEVLPKKLDEEVALEMVRGFGGVVTQLTPQQAEYIGVTVEGPFKPHAYRY encoded by the coding sequence ATGAGCGCTGTAAACACGCCTGCAGGTTTTTCCGACTTCAAGGTCGCCGACATCTCCCTGGCCGACTGGGGCCGCAAAGAAGTCATCATCGCCGAATCGGAAATGCCCGCGCTGATGGGCCTGCGCCGCAAGTACCAAGCCGAGCAACCACTCAAGGGCGCGAAGATCATTGGCTGCATCCACATGACCATCCAGACCGCCGTGCTGATCGAGACCCTGGTCGCCCTGGGCGCTGAAGTACGCTGGTCGTCGTGCAACATCTTCTCCACTCAAGACCAGGCCGCCGCCGCCATCGCCGCCGCCGGCATCCCTGTGTTCGCCTGGAAAGGTGAAACCGAGCAGGAATACGAGTGGTGCATCGAGCAGACCATCCTCAAGGACGGTCAGCCTTGGGACGCCAACATGGTCCTGGACGACGGTGGCGACCTCACCGAAATCTTGCACAAGAAATACCCGGCCATGCTGGACAAGATCCACGGCGTGACCGAAGAAACCACCACCGGCGTGCACCGCCTGCTGGACATGCTGGCCAAGGGCGAACTGAAAGTCCCGGCGATCAACGTCAACGACTCGGTCACCAAGAGCAAGAACGACAACAAGTACGGCTGCCGTCACAGCCTGAACGACGCTATCAAGCGCGGCACCGACCACCTGCTGTCGGGCAAGCAGGCCCTGGTGATCGGCTACGGCGACGTGGGCAAGGGCTCGGCCCAGTCCCTGCGCCAGGAAGGCATGATCGTCAAGGTCACCGAAGTCGACCCGATCTGCGCCATGCAAGCCTGCATGGACGGCTTCGAAGTCGTCTCGCCGTTCAAGGACGGCATCAACACCGGTACCGAAGCCGGCATCAACAAAGAGCTGCTGGGCCGCATCGACCTGATCGTCACCACCACCGGTAACGTCAACGTCTGCGACGCCAACATGCTCAAGGCCCTGAAGAAGCGCGCCGTGGTCTGCAACATCGGCCACTTCGACAACGAGATCGACACCGCCTTCATGCGCAAGAACTGGGCGTGGGAAGAGGTTAAGCCACAGGTGCACAAGATCCACCGCACCGGCGCCGGCACGTTCGATCCGCAGAACGACGACTACCTGATCCTGCTGGCCGAAGGCCGCCTGGTGAACCTGGGCAACGCCACCGGCCACCCAAGCCGCATCATGGACGGCTCGTTCGCCAACCAGGTCCTGGCGCAGATCTTCCTGTTCGAGCAGAAGTTCGCCGAACTGCCAGCCGCGAAGAAAGCCGAGCGCCTGACCGTGGAAGTGCTGCCGAAGAAGCTGGACGAAGAAGTGGCCCTGGAAATGGTCCGCGGCTTCGGTGGCGTGGTCACCCAACTGACCCCGCAACAGGCCGAATACATCGGCGTGACCGTCGAAGGTCCGTTCAAGCCGCACGCCTACCGCTACTAA
- the metF gene encoding methylenetetrahydrofolate reductase [NAD(P)H]: MSQERRYSFEFFPTKTDAGHEKLMGVARQLASYNPDFFSCTYGAGGSTRDRTLNTVLQLESEVKVPAAPHLSCVGDSKDDLRALLAEYKAAGIKRIVALRGDLPSGMGMASGELRYASDLVEFIRQETGDHFHLEVAAYPEMHPQARNFEVDLANFAHKVKAGADSAITQYFFNAESYFYFVERVQKLGVDIPVVPGIMPITNYSKLARFSDACGAEIPRWIRKQLEAYGDDTASIQAFGEEVITRMSEQLLQGGAPGLHFYTLNQAEPSLAIWNNLKLPR, encoded by the coding sequence ATGTCACAAGAACGCCGCTACAGTTTCGAGTTCTTCCCCACCAAGACCGACGCCGGCCATGAAAAGCTGATGGGCGTCGCCCGCCAACTGGCCAGCTACAACCCGGACTTCTTCTCCTGCACCTACGGTGCCGGCGGTTCTACCCGCGACCGCACGCTCAACACCGTGCTGCAGCTGGAGAGCGAAGTGAAGGTCCCCGCGGCCCCGCACCTGTCGTGCGTGGGTGACAGCAAGGACGACCTGCGCGCCCTGCTCGCCGAGTACAAGGCCGCCGGCATCAAGCGCATCGTCGCCCTGCGCGGCGACCTGCCGTCCGGCATGGGCATGGCCAGCGGCGAGCTGCGCTACGCCAGCGACCTGGTCGAGTTCATCCGCCAGGAAACTGGCGACCACTTCCACCTGGAAGTCGCCGCCTACCCGGAGATGCACCCCCAGGCGCGCAACTTCGAAGTGGACCTGGCCAACTTCGCGCACAAGGTCAAGGCCGGTGCAGACAGCGCCATCACCCAGTACTTCTTCAACGCCGAGAGCTACTTCTACTTCGTCGAGCGCGTGCAGAAGCTGGGCGTGGACATCCCGGTGGTGCCCGGCATCATGCCGATCACCAACTACAGCAAGCTGGCGCGTTTCTCCGACGCCTGCGGCGCCGAGATCCCACGCTGGATCCGCAAGCAGCTGGAAGCCTATGGCGACGACACCGCCAGCATCCAGGCCTTCGGCGAAGAAGTGATCACCCGCATGAGCGAGCAATTGCTGCAAGGTGGCGCACCTGGCCTGCACTTCTACACACTCAACCAGGCCGAGCCGAGCCTGGCTATCTGGAACAACTTAAAGCTGCCGCGCTGA
- a CDS encoding substrate-binding periplasmic protein, with protein sequence MSLTRALLSLLRPAGLLLLIGLSPQAHSERLRIVSDDWAPYLYQENSQAKGIDYEVTNEVLKRLGVEVEWEFLPWKRCMAMIQQGLADGVMDTFRVESRQGFLIYPDEPMSEVEFVLYQARARRHAIEHPEDLAGLTVGTSPGYNYGDAFDNSALFRRESAPTQEANFGKLALGRIDLLVTDRRVGRFLSRQLGLEQTVEALPMVISRRQQYLGLARKPGREQLAKAFSDELRRFKQEPAYAAITLRYDNLGNFPVTVEQQERSTR encoded by the coding sequence TTGTCCCTGACACGCGCCCTGCTCTCACTCCTGCGCCCTGCTGGCCTTCTACTGCTCATAGGCTTGAGCCCCCAGGCGCACAGCGAGCGGCTGCGTATCGTCAGTGATGACTGGGCTCCCTACCTCTATCAGGAGAATTCCCAGGCCAAAGGCATCGACTACGAAGTCACCAACGAGGTGCTCAAACGCCTTGGTGTCGAGGTGGAGTGGGAATTCCTGCCCTGGAAGCGCTGCATGGCGATGATCCAGCAAGGGCTGGCTGACGGCGTGATGGATACTTTTCGGGTTGAATCGCGCCAGGGCTTCCTGATCTATCCGGACGAGCCCATGTCAGAGGTCGAGTTCGTCCTGTATCAGGCCCGCGCCCGGCGCCACGCCATTGAGCACCCTGAAGACCTCGCCGGCCTGACCGTAGGGACTTCACCGGGCTACAACTATGGTGATGCCTTCGACAATTCAGCGCTGTTTCGCCGCGAATCGGCCCCGACTCAGGAGGCCAATTTCGGCAAGCTGGCGCTGGGGCGCATCGACCTGCTGGTGACCGATCGCCGGGTCGGTCGTTTCCTGAGCCGACAGCTCGGCCTGGAGCAGACGGTCGAGGCCCTGCCCATGGTAATCAGCCGCCGTCAGCAGTACCTGGGGTTGGCGCGCAAACCCGGCCGGGAGCAACTGGCCAAAGCCTTCTCGGATGAACTGCGGCGCTTCAAGCAAGAGCCGGCTTATGCCGCCATCACACTGCGCTACGACAACCTCGGTAATTTTCCTGTCACCGTTGAGCAGCAGGAACGCAGCACGCGCTGA
- a CDS encoding DEAD/DEAH box helicase: MSFASLGLSEALVRAIEAAGYTQPTPVQQRAIPAVLQGRDLMVAAQTGTGKTGGFALPILERLFPGGHPDKSQRHGPRQPRVLVLTPTRELAAQVHDSFKVYARDLNFISACIFGGVGMNPQVQAMAKGVDVLVACPGRLLDLAGQGSVDLSRVEILVLDEADRMLDMGFIHDVKKVLARLPAKRQNLLFSATFSKDITDLADKLLHNPERIEVTPPNTTVERIEQRVYRLPASHKRALLAHLITLGAWEQVLVFTRTKHGANRLAEYLEKHGLTAAAIHGNKSQNARTKALADFKANTVRVLVATDIAARGLDIDQLPHVVNFELPNVEEDYVHRIGRTGRAGRSGEAISMVAPDEEKLLKSIERVTKQKIPDGDLMGFDASTVEAEKPEVRERQQNNGRGGRNQQPRGEGGKEGSGGRKDKGKDKGKQKPAAEKQADKEKSGDKQQQGQQRKPRDKKPRQQQAAQGQKPAQPAPANRDPEEFLDDDVDNFGNRADYVSPYQNAKNQGRNRRPGGNAGQGQGNGQRSGGGQGQGQGQGRGNGQQRQGQNQGSGEKRTRNGGGSNGGARRDNNGGRNRRDDTARQEPAVRNPREPQNTPVIIRKESKLDRYPTPEQLDDLPSRPRGERPALLTRKG; the protein is encoded by the coding sequence ATGTCCTTTGCTTCCCTCGGTCTCTCCGAGGCTCTTGTCCGCGCTATCGAGGCTGCGGGCTACACCCAGCCCACTCCGGTGCAACAGCGGGCCATTCCCGCCGTGTTGCAAGGCCGCGACCTGATGGTTGCCGCCCAGACAGGTACTGGTAAAACCGGCGGCTTCGCGCTCCCCATTCTCGAGCGCCTGTTCCCGGGTGGCCACCCCGACAAGTCGCAACGCCATGGCCCGCGCCAACCGCGTGTGCTGGTGCTCACGCCCACCCGCGAGCTGGCTGCCCAGGTGCATGACAGCTTCAAGGTCTATGCCCGCGACCTGAATTTCATCAGCGCCTGCATCTTCGGCGGCGTCGGCATGAACCCGCAGGTCCAGGCCATGGCCAAGGGCGTCGACGTGCTGGTCGCCTGCCCAGGCCGTCTGCTCGACCTGGCCGGCCAAGGCAGCGTCGACCTCTCCCGCGTGGAGATCCTGGTCCTGGACGAAGCCGACCGCATGCTCGACATGGGCTTCATCCACGATGTGAAAAAAGTGCTCGCGCGCCTGCCTGCCAAGCGCCAGAACCTGCTGTTCTCGGCCACCTTCTCCAAAGACATCACCGACCTGGCCGACAAGCTGCTGCACAACCCCGAGCGTATCGAGGTCACGCCGCCGAACACCACGGTCGAGCGTATCGAGCAGCGCGTCTATCGCCTGCCGGCCAGCCACAAGCGTGCACTGCTGGCGCACCTGATCACCCTGGGTGCATGGGAACAGGTACTGGTGTTCACTCGCACCAAGCACGGCGCCAACCGCCTGGCCGAATATCTGGAGAAGCACGGCCTGACCGCCGCCGCGATCCACGGCAACAAGAGCCAGAACGCTCGCACCAAAGCCCTGGCCGACTTCAAGGCCAACACCGTGCGTGTGCTGGTCGCCACCGATATCGCCGCCCGCGGCCTGGACATCGACCAGTTGCCCCACGTAGTCAACTTCGAACTGCCCAACGTCGAGGAAGACTATGTGCATCGCATTGGCCGTACCGGCCGTGCCGGTCGCTCGGGCGAGGCCATCTCGATGGTCGCGCCGGACGAAGAGAAGCTGCTCAAGAGCATCGAGCGCGTCACCAAGCAGAAGATCCCCGATGGCGATCTGATGGGCTTCGACGCCTCGACCGTCGAGGCGGAGAAGCCGGAAGTCCGCGAACGCCAGCAGAACAACGGCCGCGGTGGCCGCAACCAGCAACCTCGCGGCGAAGGCGGCAAGGAAGGCAGTGGCGGGCGCAAGGACAAGGGCAAGGACAAAGGCAAGCAGAAGCCTGCCGCCGAGAAGCAGGCCGACAAGGAAAAGTCCGGCGACAAGCAACAGCAAGGCCAGCAACGCAAGCCGCGTGACAAGAAGCCGCGTCAGCAGCAAGCCGCCCAAGGCCAGAAACCCGCCCAACCGGCACCGGCCAACCGGGATCCGGAAGAGTTCCTGGACGACGATGTCGACAATTTCGGTAACCGCGCCGACTACGTCAGCCCCTACCAGAACGCCAAGAACCAGGGCCGCAACCGCCGCCCGGGTGGCAATGCCGGTCAGGGTCAGGGCAACGGTCAGCGTAGCGGCGGTGGTCAGGGTCAGGGTCAGGGTCAAGGCCGTGGCAACGGCCAGCAGCGTCAGGGCCAGAACCAGGGCTCCGGCGAAAAACGCACCCGCAATGGCGGTGGTAGTAACGGCGGTGCTCGTCGCGACAACAACGGTGGCCGCAACCGCCGCGACGACACGGCGCGCCAGGAACCGGCGGTGCGCAACCCGCGCGAGCCGCAGAACACGCCGGTGATCATCCGCAAGGAATCCAAGCTCGACCGTTATCCGACGCCCGAGCAACTGGACGACCTGCCAAGCCGCCCACGGGGTGAGCGCCCGGCGCTGTTGACCCGCAAGGGTTGA
- a CDS encoding YceI family protein: MLKKTFAALALGTALISAGQAMAAEYKIDKEGQHAFVDWKISHLGYSFIHGTFKDFDGNFTWDSAKPEASKISVDLKTASLWSNHAERDKHIASKDFLDVKKYPEAKFVSTSVKPTGDKTADVTGDLTMHGVTKPVTFKAVFNGEGKDPWGGERAGFNATTTLNLNDFGIKGPGATSQTLDLDISVEGVKQK, translated from the coding sequence ATGTTGAAAAAGACTTTTGCCGCCCTGGCGCTCGGTACCGCCCTGATTTCCGCCGGCCAGGCCATGGCTGCCGAGTACAAGATCGACAAGGAAGGCCAGCACGCGTTCGTCGACTGGAAGATCAGCCACCTGGGTTACAGCTTCATCCACGGCACCTTCAAGGATTTCGACGGTAACTTCACCTGGGACAGCGCCAAGCCAGAGGCCAGCAAGATCAGCGTCGACCTGAAGACTGCCAGCCTGTGGTCGAACCACGCCGAGCGTGACAAGCACATTGCCAGCAAAGACTTCCTGGATGTGAAAAAGTACCCGGAAGCCAAGTTCGTCTCCACCAGCGTCAAGCCGACTGGCGACAAGACCGCTGATGTGACTGGCGACCTGACCATGCACGGCGTGACCAAGCCGGTCACCTTCAAGGCTGTGTTCAATGGCGAAGGCAAGGACCCGTGGGGCGGCGAGCGTGCTGGCTTCAACGCCACCACCACCCTGAACCTGAACGACTTCGGCATCAAGGGGCCGGGCGCTACTTCGCAGACCCTGGACCTGGACATCAGCGTCGAAGGCGTGAAACAGAAGTAA
- a CDS encoding cytochrome b, with product MQLRNSSSRYGLVSIVLHWGVALAVFGLFGLGLWMVGLDYYSPWRKSGPDLHKSIGLVLLAVMLLRVLWRFVSPPPPAPANHGKVTRLAAKLGHLALYLGLFAVMIAGYLISTADGVGIPVFDLFEVPALVSDLPDQADTAGVIHLWLAWGLVIFAILHALAAFKHHFIDRDATLTRMLGRKA from the coding sequence ATGCAATTGCGCAACTCATCTTCTCGCTATGGCCTGGTCAGCATCGTCCTGCACTGGGGCGTGGCGTTGGCGGTCTTCGGCCTGTTCGGCCTGGGGCTGTGGATGGTCGGCCTGGATTACTACAGCCCCTGGCGCAAATCCGGCCCCGACCTGCACAAGAGCATTGGCCTGGTACTGTTGGCTGTCATGCTGCTGCGCGTGCTCTGGCGTTTCGTCAGCCCGCCGCCGCCAGCACCGGCCAACCACGGCAAGGTGACACGCCTGGCCGCCAAGCTCGGCCACCTGGCGCTGTACCTGGGGTTGTTCGCGGTGATGATCGCGGGCTACCTGATCTCCACCGCCGACGGCGTCGGCATACCGGTGTTCGACCTGTTCGAGGTGCCGGCCTTGGTCAGCGACCTGCCAGACCAGGCCGATACCGCCGGCGTGATCCACCTGTGGCTGGCGTGGGGGCTGGTGATCTTCGCCATCCTGCATGCACTGGCGGCATTCAAGCACCATTTCATCGACCGTGACGCGACCCTGACCCGTATGTTGGGGCGCAAAGCTTGA